Below is a genomic region from Streptomyces roseoviridis.
CCACCACCTCGTGGCGGGCGACGACGAGCGGGCCCTGCGCGCCTGGGAGCCGGTCCTGGCCGGCCAGGAGTCCTGCAAGGAGGAGCCCGCCCGCTCCGTCTCGTACGCGCTGCTGCCCCTGCTGCGCACCGGCCGCACCGAGCAGGCCCGCGAGATGCACCTCGCCGGCTACCGCGCCTGCCGCCGCGACCCCTCCATGTCCGGAGAGGTCAGCCGGCACCTGGAGTTCTGCGCGCTCACCGGCAACGAGGCACGCGGCCTGGAACTGCTCGCCGAGAACCGCGGCCTGTTCGACGAGGTCGACTCGCCGCTGTCCCAGCTCACCTTCCTCACCGGCGTGGAGGTCCTCCTCCAGCGCGTCGAGCTCCTCGGCCACGGCGACCTGCCCGCCGCCGGATACGCGGGCCGCACCTGGACGGTGGCCGGCCTGCGCGCCGAGATCCGCGGCCGCGCCGACGACCTCGCGGCCCGCTTCGACGCCCGCAACGGCACCACGGCCCACACCGACCGCCGCCGGACCCGCCTCGCCCAGGCCCCGCTCCTCGACGCGCTGGAACTGACCCTGCGCCCCCGCCGCCTCGACGAGACCGCGCCCGCCGCTCCGGTCGCCGCGCCCCCGTCCCGTCCCGCCACCGAGGTGCCCGAGACGCTGCCCGAACTCGTCCTGCGGGCCCGCGCCCTGGAGGAACAGGGACACCCGGACGCCCAGGGGTGCTGGGCCCGGCTGCGGACGCTCGTCACCGCGCGCGACTACTCCCACCCCGACGACCCGGCCGTGGGCCCGCTCGTACGGCTGCGCGCGGACCTCCTGGACGACGAGGCGGGCCGGGCCGGCGAGAAGGAGCGGCACGCCGAGTCCGCCGACCTCTACGAGGAGGCCGCGGCCCTCTACGACGACGCCGGCCTGCCCGGACACGCCGCGCTCGCCCGCGCCTGCGGCCTGCTCGCCGGAGTCGAGGCCGCCGCGGGAGACGGGCCCGCGGGCGCGGACGGGGCCGAGGCCAGGGCCGCCGCGCTGACCGCCGTCCACGGGCGGATCACCCGCCTCCAGGAGGAGACCCCCGGCCTCGCCCCGTACCAGGAGGCCCGCCTGCTGCGGCTGCGGGTGACCGCGCTCGCCCTGCGCCTGCAGACCTCGGTCACCGAGGAGAACGTCGCGGCGGTCCTCGCCGAGGTGGACCTGCTGCACGCCTTCGCCACCCGGCACGACGTCATCGGGCAGATCTCCGGCGCCCTGCGGATGCGCGCCAGCACGTACGCCATCTCCGGCGACCTGCCCGCCGCGCTCACCGAGACCGACGCCCTGCTCGACCGGCTGAGGACGCACGGCCCCGCCTGGCACCTGCCCCACGTGCTCGGGCTGCGCGGCCGGCTCCAGCTCGCCCTGCACGACGCGGAGGCCGCGTACGCGGAGCTGACCGAGGGCCTGCGGCTGGCCGCCGACTGGCCCGCCGACGCCTTCGACCTCGGCCGTCTCCACGGCGATCTCGCCGAGGCGTGCATGCACCTGGGCCGCCCCGAGGAGGCGCTGCGGCAGCTGACGCGGTCGGCGGAGACGGAGCTGCGCCACGGCAACCGCACCGACGCCTTCTGCGCCTACAGCAACGCGGCCCAGCTCAGCCTCGACCTCGGGCGCGTCGAGGACTGCATCGCCCTGCTCGACTCCCTGCTGGCCGAACCGGACGTCGTCGCCGGTGAGATGGACGACCGGCTCGTCGCCCAGCTGCGGCTGACCCGCGCCCGCGCGCTGCACGCGGGCGAAGACCTCAAGGCCGCCACGGCGGAGTTCGTGGCCCTCGCGGGAGAGTCGGCCGACTGGGACGACGACCCGGGCAGCCACGCCATGATCGCCTCGGAGACGGCCGTGCTCCTCGGCGAATCCGGCGAGTTCGCCCAGGCCCGCGCGGCCGTGGACCGGGCGCTCGCCGCCCACGCGAAGTCCCCGCGCTACGGGCAGCTCAGCAGCTGCCTGCGCGAACTCGCCCGCCTCCAGGCCCAGCAGGAGGGCGCCGACGGCCTGCCCGACGCCCTCGCCTTCCTCGCCGACGCCGGCAAGGTCGCCGACGAGGCCCGCGCCGCCGGATACGAGGCCCAGGGCCGCTCCCTGGACACCGCACTGGCCTACGAGTACGGCAGGGTGCACGCCCACGCCGGCGCGTACGAGGACGCCGTGACCGCCCTGGAGAAGGCCATGGACCTGCTCGGAGAGCCGGGCGCGGACGAGGACCTGGCCGGCGAGTGGGCCGAGTGCGTCCGCCTCGCGAGCGCCGTGGAGGGCATCTACCTGGAGCGCCCCGCCCCGGCCCTGGCCCGCCTCGACGCGGCGGTCACCCGGCTGGCCGCCCACGGCCACACCGAGCTGACCGAGCCGCTGGCCTCCCTGGCGGCCGGGCTGCGCGACGAGCACTGACACGCCGGACCGGGGCCCGTCGCCGGGCGGGCCCCGGTGGTGGTGCGCGAGGGGCCCTCGGGGGTGTCTGGCGGCGCCCCTGGGGTCTTCTTTCGAATCAGGCCGGAAAGGCCCTAGTCGCGGACGTACTCGCCCGGCTCCCCGTCCGCCGACATCCCGTACAGGTGCAGGAGTTCCTTGCCCTGGTAGCGGACGATGCGGAAGTTGCCGGAGCCGTTCTCGACGCAGTCCGGGTCCCAGACGTCCGGGTCCCGGGTCTCCGGGCCGATGACGAGGAGGGAGCCCGCGCCCGCGACGACGGCCGTGGAGGCGCACGTGATGTCCTCGGCCGTCGGGTTGCCCTCGTTGTCGGTGCGCGGATAGGACTGCTCGAAACGCACCAGGGGCGCGCCGACCGGCCCCTGGTTGATGGTGACCCGGTAGACGTAGCGGTCGACCATGTCCGGCGGAACCGCGTGCAGCGGGGTCTGCTTCCAGGAGCCGACGAGGGCGGCGGGGACGACGTCCGCGCCGGCCTTGACCCGCTGGAAGGTGCTCTTCGCGACGCCGGAGGTCCACTCGACGACGTCGGTGGACCGCAGCCGGAGGGTCTGCCGGGCGGCGGGGGTGCAGCGCTGCGCGGGGACGCTCTCGGTGATCTCGGCCTCGCCGAGGACCAGTTCGCTGTCGGTGGCGGACAGCAGCACCGCCCGGCCGATGCAGAGCCGTTCCCCGGTGACATGGGTGTAGACGGCCGTCCTGGCCCCCGCGGGGCCCTGGGAGATCTCGATCCGGCTGGTCTCGTACGGGTTGTTCGCCGTGCCCCGCAGGACGCCCTCCCAGGCGCCGAGGAACGCGTCCGGGACGATCCCGGCGGCCGGCCGGGCCGACGCCGCACCGGTGGTGCCGCCCGCCGTGCCGTTCCGCCCGTCGTCGCCCCGGGCGAAGGCGCCGAACAGGCCGGGCCCGTACACGTACGCCAGCCCCGCCGCGGCCGCCACGGCGAGGGCGGTGACGGCGGCCAGGAGGCCCCCGCGGCGGCGCGGGGCGGCCGCGCGGGCCTGCGGCAGCGGTGTCGCGGGCGTGGGGTCGCCGGCCTCGGCGGGTGCGCCGTCCTCGGCCTCCAGGAGCCGGGCGGCGTGGCGGCCGAGGCGGGCGAGGACGTCGGCGGGCAGCCACGGGTCGGTCACCCGGAGGGTGTCGGCCAGCTCGGTGGCCGAGGGCCGCGCGGCCGGGTCCTTGGCGAGGCAGGCCCGGATCAGACCGGCGAGCTCGGGGGCCAGCCCGGCCAGGTCGGGCTCGTCGTGGGCGATGCGGAACATCGTCGCGTGGACTCCGCTGTCGGACCCGCCGAACGGGGAACGGCCGGTCGCCGCGTACGCCAGGACCGAGCCCAGGCAGAACACGTCCGATGCGGGCGTCAGCTTCTCGCCGCGCACCTGCTCGGGGGACATGAAGCCGGGCGAGCCGACGACCGCGCCGGTGCTGGTGAGACCCCCGTCGGTGACGGTGTCGACGGCGCGGGCGATGCCGAAGTCGATGATCTGCGGGCCGTCGACGGTCAGCAGCACGTTGGACGGCTTCAGGTCGCGGTGGACCAGGCCCGAGGCGTGGATGTGGCTGAGGGCGCGGGCGAGACCGGCGGCGAGGGTGCGCACGCTGGCGGGCGGCAGCGGCCCGTACTCGTCGTGGACCACGGTGCGCAGGAACGGGCCCGGGACGTATCCGACGGCGACCCAGGGGAGTTCGGCGTCGGTGTCCGCGCCGAGGACGGGCGCGGTGCCGGTGCCGCCGACCCTTTCCAGGGCGGCGACCTCGCGGGCGAACCTGCGCCGGAACTCGTCCTGGGCGGCCAGCTCCGGGTGCACGACCTTCACGGCGACGGCACGTCCGCCCGCCGACCGGGCCAGGTACACCCGGCCCATGCCGCCCACGCCGAGCCGGCCGAGCAGCCGGAACGGACCGATGGTGACCGGGTCTTCCGCGTTCAAGGGATCCACGTCGCTAGAGGATGCCAGACGCGCTCGCGGGCGGTGCCGGGCGTTCGGTGACCGGCCGCCGCGAGGGCGTCTCATCCTTCGCCGCAGATCCTCAGGCCCTTCGGGGTGGAGCAGGGAAGGTGGCCGTGGGTGGAGATGACGGCCTGGCCGCCGCCGCGGCTGAGGTAGGTGAGGAAACTGGAGGTCAGCGAGTCGGCGGGCGGCTGGCCCCAGGTGTAGGCGTAGGTGATCTCCCGGAACGGGTAGGGGGACGCGCCGATCTCGTCGAGGGCGGGCCGGCGGCCGTCGACGGCGATCCGGTGCAGGCCCGCGAGGCCGGTGCCGGAACGCAGCTCGGTGTAGCCGAGGGCGCCGGGCAGGGCGGCGACGGTGGACAGGACCTGCTCGGTGCTGTCGAGTTCGCAGCGCACCACCCGGGCCTCGGGGTCGTCCTTGTGGGCGCAGTCGCGGGAGGAGTGGGCGGGTTCGTTGCGGCCGAGGACCCGGCGCTGGAAGACCTCCCGGGTACCGGAGTTGGCGTCGCGGCTGACCAGCCGGACGGGCAGGTCGGGGCCGCCGAGCCGGCGCCAGTTGTCGGTCTCGCCGCGGTAGAGGCGGCGGATCTGGTCCAGGGTGAGGTTCTCCAGGGGGACGTCGTCGTTGAGGACGAGGGTGTAGAGGGAGACGGCGACCATGTGTTCGCGCAGCTGCGGGTGGCCGCCGGGCTTCCGGCCGTCGGAGAGGGCGAT
It encodes:
- a CDS encoding serine/threonine-protein kinase; the encoded protein is MDPLNAEDPVTIGPFRLLGRLGVGGMGRVYLARSAGGRAVAVKVVHPELAAQDEFRRRFAREVAALERVGGTGTAPVLGADTDAELPWVAVGYVPGPFLRTVVHDEYGPLPPASVRTLAAGLARALSHIHASGLVHRDLKPSNVLLTVDGPQIIDFGIARAVDTVTDGGLTSTGAVVGSPGFMSPEQVRGEKLTPASDVFCLGSVLAYAATGRSPFGGSDSGVHATMFRIAHDEPDLAGLAPELAGLIRACLAKDPAARPSATELADTLRVTDPWLPADVLARLGRHAARLLEAEDGAPAEAGDPTPATPLPQARAAAPRRRGGLLAAVTALAVAAAAGLAYVYGPGLFGAFARGDDGRNGTAGGTTGAASARPAAGIVPDAFLGAWEGVLRGTANNPYETSRIEISQGPAGARTAVYTHVTGERLCIGRAVLLSATDSELVLGEAEITESVPAQRCTPAARQTLRLRSTDVVEWTSGVAKSTFQRVKAGADVVPAALVGSWKQTPLHAVPPDMVDRYVYRVTINQGPVGAPLVRFEQSYPRTDNEGNPTAEDITCASTAVVAGAGSLLVIGPETRDPDVWDPDCVENGSGNFRIVRYQGKELLHLYGMSADGEPGEYVRD